One genomic segment of Euwallacea fornicatus isolate EFF26 chromosome 18, ASM4011564v1, whole genome shotgun sequence includes these proteins:
- the LOC136344839 gene encoding SID1 transmembrane family member 1-like isoform X2: MCYLFLLGLFLQYSAGDILNRTVISPANYSVPYQGVLDSSIMYIYEFSNVHPSIKNRGPPRVTVLTKNATIQNPLMVTTRQPKELLSWKLPLTVETESGEENYMNTSQTLCYDILSGSKVTTYKEIENNNPIISLATSSKESVDFTVTVDFPKYFHLNHNTEYPINISPSAPQYFFYNFSSSSNLLNLRASESNYDTVILQVNSEDHICTIVSIQNVSCPVFDLNQDITFRGFYETFTTKGGITIPKYKFPYGFYIVFVAKADDYDCSKDITPSVHGDRTKKLYLTIKPSITYDDYVFAVILTFCCIGGFYIVFGLFFLFLKRYNVPRQMQYAVDNDATTSLNSRILRIASQSRIERTEDSANLDSQSLDETEYDRLEEIDNDREIRLCRSQPVLSDLARKSPKELAKNSYLYLYNVLTVALFYGLPVVQLVITYQKVLNDTGEQDLCYYNFLCAHPLGFLSDFNHVFSNIGYILLGILFLFITYNRELTHKDQDFDRQYGIPQHYGLFYAMGVALMMEGVLSSSYHVCPSQTNFQFDSSFMYVMAVLCMIKLYQNRHPDINANAYSTFGVLAVAIVLSMIGLFQNTEQFWIFFVALHVLTCFYLSIKVYYMGCWKLSAVSLQRLGYVIRHDFWAGPINILKPCYKARFVMLLIGNLCNYALATYALTYHPKNFAVFLLLVFMSNTLLYFLFYIIMKYLHKEIVKVVTWIFLFISVLCAITAMYFFLHKTISWSQTPAQSRTFSMECKLLRFYDYHDIWHFLSAIGMFFTFMVLLTMDDDLSHTHHDLIPVF; encoded by the exons atgtgttatttattTCTGCTGGGGCTTTTCTTACAGTACTCTGCaggtgacatcttaaatagGACTGTGATATCTCCTGCAAACTATTCAGTTCCATACCAAGGAGTTCTTGATAGTTCTATTATGTacatttatgaattttcaaatgtgcACCCTTCCATAAAg AACCGTGGACCTCCTCGAGTGACTGTCCTaacaaaaaatgcaacaattcaAAACCCATTAATGGTCACAACTCGGCAGCCAAAAGAACTACTTTCCTGGAAGCTCCCTCTTACAGTGGAGACTGAAAGTGGAGAGGAGAATTACATGAACACTTCCCAAACTTTATGTTATGATATTCTAAGTGGTAGTAAAGTAACTA CATATAAAGAGATTGAGAATAACAACCCTATCATATCATTGGCAACATCCTCAAAAGAAAGCGTGGATTTTACAGTCACTGTGGACTTTCCTAAGTACTTCCATTTGAACCATAACACTGAGTATCCAATTAATATAAGCCCAAGCGCGCCTCA atactttttttacaatttttcaagttctAGTAACTTATTGAATTTAAGAGCAAGTGAGTCTAACTATGATACCGTTATTTTGCAAGTTAACTCTGAGGATCATATTTGTACCATTGTCAGTATCCAGAATGTCAGT TGTCCAGTATTTGACTTAAACCAGGATATCACCTTCAGAGGCTTTTATGAGACTTTCACCACAAAAGGAGGAATAACAATTCCT AAATATAAGTTCCCTTATGGTTTCTACATCGTATTCGTTGCCAAAGCTGACGATTATGACTGCAGCAAAGATATTACGCCTTCAGTACATGGGGACAGAACTAAGAAACTATACCTAACCATTAAACCAAGTATCACGTATGATGACTACGTATTTGCCGTTATTCTAACATTTTGCTGCATTG GAGGTTTTTACATCGTTTTTGGGTTGTTCTTCTTGTTCTTAAAGAGGTACAATGTGCCAAGACAAATGCAGTATGCAGTGGATAATGACGCTACAACGTCCCTAAATTCGA GGATTTTAAGAATTGCATCCCAAAGTAGGATTGAGCGAACTGAAGATTCAG CTAATCTGGATTCACAGTCACTAGATGAAACTGAGTATGATCGCTTAGAGGAAATTGACAATGACCGCGAGATACGACTGTGCAGAAGTCAGCCGGTTTTATCAGATTTGGCCCGAAAATCTCCAAAG GAGTTAGCGAAAAATAGCTACTTATATCTCTACAATGTTTTGACAGTGGCGTTATTCTATGGTTTGCCAGTGGTACAGCTGGTAATTACGTACCAGAAG GTTTTGAATGACACGGGTGAACAAGATCTATGTTACTACAACTTCCTATGTGCCCACCCTTTAGGATTTTTAAGTGACTTCAACCACGTCTTCTCCAACATTGGTTATATCTTGCTGGGAATTCTTTTCTTGTTCATCACCTACAACAGAGAATTAACACATAAAGACCAAGATTTTGACAGG CAATATGGAATTCCACAGCATTACGGTTTGTTCTACGCCATGGGTGTCGCTTTGATGATGGAAGGAGTGTTGAGTAGTAGTTACCATGTTTGTCCCAGCCAAACGAACTTCCAATTTG aCTCGAGTTTCATGTACGTGATGGCGGTTTTATGCATGATTAAACTCTATCAAAACCGACATCCTGACATTAACGCAAATGCCTATTCCACTTTCGGTGTGCTGGCAGTAGCTATAGTTTTAA gCATGATTGGACTTTTCCAGAATACAGAACAATTTTGGATCTTTTTCGTGGCGTTGCACGTATTGACCTGCTTCTATTTGAGCATCAAGGTCTACTACATGGGATGTTGGAAATTAA gCGCTGTTTCCCTACAACGTCTAGGATACGTGATTAGACACGACTTTTGGGCCGGACCTATAAATATCTTAAAGCCCTGCTACAAGG CCCGCTTTGTGATGCTTCTAATAGGAAATTTGTGCAACTATGCCTTGGCTACTTACGCCCTTACTTATCATCCCAAGAACTTTGCAGTTTTTCTGCTTTTAGTTTTTATGTCCAACACGCTCCTGTATTTcttgttttatattattatgaaG TATTTACACAAGGAAATCGTTAAAGTAGTCACATGGATCTTCCTGTTTATATCAGTCCTTTGTGCCATTACTGCAATGTATTTCTTCCTGCACAAAACCATATCTTGGTCG CAAACTCCTGCTCAATCCCGCACTTTTAGTATGGAATGCAAGCTTCTTCGCTTTTACGATTACCATGATATCTGGCATTTTTTGAGTGCGATAGGCATGTTCTTCACTTTCATGGTCTTGCTGACAATGGACGACGATCTGTCCCATACTCATCATGATCTTATTCCTGTTTTTTAG
- the LOC136344839 gene encoding SID1 transmembrane family member 1-like isoform X1 codes for MCYLFLLGLFLQYSAGDILNRTVISPANYSVPYQGVLDSSIMYIYEFSNVHPSIKNRGPPRVTVLTKNATIQNPLMVTTRQPKELLSWKLPLTVETESGEENYMNTSQTLCYDILSGSKVTTYKEIENNNPIISLATSSKESVDFTVTVDFPKYFHLNHNTEYPINISPSAPQYFFYNFSSSSNLLNLRASESNYDTVILQVNSEDHICTIVSIQNVSCPVFDLNQDITFRGFYETFTTKGGITIPKYKFPYGFYIVFVAKADDYDCSKDITPSVHGDRTKKLYLTIKPSITYDDYVFAVILTFCCIGGFYIVFGLFFLFLKRYNVPRQMQYAVDNDATTSLNSRILRIASQSRIERTEDSGAANLDSQSLDETEYDRLEEIDNDREIRLCRSQPVLSDLARKSPKELAKNSYLYLYNVLTVALFYGLPVVQLVITYQKVLNDTGEQDLCYYNFLCAHPLGFLSDFNHVFSNIGYILLGILFLFITYNRELTHKDQDFDRQYGIPQHYGLFYAMGVALMMEGVLSSSYHVCPSQTNFQFDSSFMYVMAVLCMIKLYQNRHPDINANAYSTFGVLAVAIVLSMIGLFQNTEQFWIFFVALHVLTCFYLSIKVYYMGCWKLSAVSLQRLGYVIRHDFWAGPINILKPCYKARFVMLLIGNLCNYALATYALTYHPKNFAVFLLLVFMSNTLLYFLFYIIMKYLHKEIVKVVTWIFLFISVLCAITAMYFFLHKTISWSQTPAQSRTFSMECKLLRFYDYHDIWHFLSAIGMFFTFMVLLTMDDDLSHTHHDLIPVF; via the exons atgtgttatttattTCTGCTGGGGCTTTTCTTACAGTACTCTGCaggtgacatcttaaatagGACTGTGATATCTCCTGCAAACTATTCAGTTCCATACCAAGGAGTTCTTGATAGTTCTATTATGTacatttatgaattttcaaatgtgcACCCTTCCATAAAg AACCGTGGACCTCCTCGAGTGACTGTCCTaacaaaaaatgcaacaattcaAAACCCATTAATGGTCACAACTCGGCAGCCAAAAGAACTACTTTCCTGGAAGCTCCCTCTTACAGTGGAGACTGAAAGTGGAGAGGAGAATTACATGAACACTTCCCAAACTTTATGTTATGATATTCTAAGTGGTAGTAAAGTAACTA CATATAAAGAGATTGAGAATAACAACCCTATCATATCATTGGCAACATCCTCAAAAGAAAGCGTGGATTTTACAGTCACTGTGGACTTTCCTAAGTACTTCCATTTGAACCATAACACTGAGTATCCAATTAATATAAGCCCAAGCGCGCCTCA atactttttttacaatttttcaagttctAGTAACTTATTGAATTTAAGAGCAAGTGAGTCTAACTATGATACCGTTATTTTGCAAGTTAACTCTGAGGATCATATTTGTACCATTGTCAGTATCCAGAATGTCAGT TGTCCAGTATTTGACTTAAACCAGGATATCACCTTCAGAGGCTTTTATGAGACTTTCACCACAAAAGGAGGAATAACAATTCCT AAATATAAGTTCCCTTATGGTTTCTACATCGTATTCGTTGCCAAAGCTGACGATTATGACTGCAGCAAAGATATTACGCCTTCAGTACATGGGGACAGAACTAAGAAACTATACCTAACCATTAAACCAAGTATCACGTATGATGACTACGTATTTGCCGTTATTCTAACATTTTGCTGCATTG GAGGTTTTTACATCGTTTTTGGGTTGTTCTTCTTGTTCTTAAAGAGGTACAATGTGCCAAGACAAATGCAGTATGCAGTGGATAATGACGCTACAACGTCCCTAAATTCGA GGATTTTAAGAATTGCATCCCAAAGTAGGATTGAGCGAACTGAAGATTCAG GTGCAGCTAATCTGGATTCACAGTCACTAGATGAAACTGAGTATGATCGCTTAGAGGAAATTGACAATGACCGCGAGATACGACTGTGCAGAAGTCAGCCGGTTTTATCAGATTTGGCCCGAAAATCTCCAAAG GAGTTAGCGAAAAATAGCTACTTATATCTCTACAATGTTTTGACAGTGGCGTTATTCTATGGTTTGCCAGTGGTACAGCTGGTAATTACGTACCAGAAG GTTTTGAATGACACGGGTGAACAAGATCTATGTTACTACAACTTCCTATGTGCCCACCCTTTAGGATTTTTAAGTGACTTCAACCACGTCTTCTCCAACATTGGTTATATCTTGCTGGGAATTCTTTTCTTGTTCATCACCTACAACAGAGAATTAACACATAAAGACCAAGATTTTGACAGG CAATATGGAATTCCACAGCATTACGGTTTGTTCTACGCCATGGGTGTCGCTTTGATGATGGAAGGAGTGTTGAGTAGTAGTTACCATGTTTGTCCCAGCCAAACGAACTTCCAATTTG aCTCGAGTTTCATGTACGTGATGGCGGTTTTATGCATGATTAAACTCTATCAAAACCGACATCCTGACATTAACGCAAATGCCTATTCCACTTTCGGTGTGCTGGCAGTAGCTATAGTTTTAA gCATGATTGGACTTTTCCAGAATACAGAACAATTTTGGATCTTTTTCGTGGCGTTGCACGTATTGACCTGCTTCTATTTGAGCATCAAGGTCTACTACATGGGATGTTGGAAATTAA gCGCTGTTTCCCTACAACGTCTAGGATACGTGATTAGACACGACTTTTGGGCCGGACCTATAAATATCTTAAAGCCCTGCTACAAGG CCCGCTTTGTGATGCTTCTAATAGGAAATTTGTGCAACTATGCCTTGGCTACTTACGCCCTTACTTATCATCCCAAGAACTTTGCAGTTTTTCTGCTTTTAGTTTTTATGTCCAACACGCTCCTGTATTTcttgttttatattattatgaaG TATTTACACAAGGAAATCGTTAAAGTAGTCACATGGATCTTCCTGTTTATATCAGTCCTTTGTGCCATTACTGCAATGTATTTCTTCCTGCACAAAACCATATCTTGGTCG CAAACTCCTGCTCAATCCCGCACTTTTAGTATGGAATGCAAGCTTCTTCGCTTTTACGATTACCATGATATCTGGCATTTTTTGAGTGCGATAGGCATGTTCTTCACTTTCATGGTCTTGCTGACAATGGACGACGATCTGTCCCATACTCATCATGATCTTATTCCTGTTTTTTAG
- the LOC136344840 gene encoding short transient receptor potential channel 5-like yields MEDKNFNVPYNRLSEIDSSLRARPSILLPHLQESEKKFFELVASGDVLAVKHYLDSNSGFNINCVNFQGVSALLIAVKNHLESMVEYLLAQPQIDIGDCILHAVKDNQRRILEALLQKMSETAPSLEFVGVTHSSDFPDYVTPLILAAQCGHYEIIELLIQRGHTISKPHPPSCRCADCHVHLERDDLLYVESLRLNLYKAVSNPAYICHSTYDPILTAFHLAKELNECSDIVPEFRIAYAELSSEISSFAVDLIACCRSTNEMELILKQTSGLTSRIYNLPRLALAMAYKQKTFVAHPNTQQIVEATWCGDWHEYKLKSPLVKCLLPILRIFFLPIIAVMSLAMPNHSLTKHWSIPLNKMISHIAGYLIFLLIIFLESNLDKTKQRRRPPNSGLEYVIIAFVTGNIWTSCRMLLLIGPRNYFRKLWNWHAVINNMLFIITFLFWFASYRDAIKNDQVDLERKYWHHLDPLLIAEGTFAIAVIMAFLKLLFFCKLNYYLGPLQISLGKMCVDMAKYFTIFSIIILSFSAGLCRFYQYYDGMVQIDENQMKTQQVSSFVDIFSTLKTLFWAILCMTPLESADVIIENLPGDTPASTIINKHSFTEAIGYICFALFEVLIVIMIVNMLIATMSSTFQRVLDNLDVEWTFGKTDFYIEYMLHTITPSPFNLIPTPAGVIRFIEMMNGTRTAGDIDKQGGCCQISLSTKKNSIDKQVNEIEYPALVSLLVQRYFREKDEAHQAATEIDLLRQEIHELKVLLNDIIAKKED; encoded by the coding sequence ATGGAGGACAAGAACTTCAATGTACCGTACAACAGGCTGTCTGAAATCGACTCTTCCCTCAGGGCACGACCCAGCATTCTCTTGCCCCACTTACAAGAATccgaaaagaaatttttcgaaCTCGTCGCCTCCGGGGACGTATTAGCCGTCAAGCACTATCTGGACAGTAATTCTGGTTTCAACATCAATTGTGTAAATTTCCAAGGGGTTTCCGCTCTCCTAATTGCCGTCAAAAACCATCTGGAATCCATGGTCGAGTATTTGCTAGCTCAGCCACAAATCGACATTGGCGACTGTATACTGCATGCAGTTAAGGACAACCAGCGCAGGATTCTGGAGGCTTTGTTGCAGAAGATGAGTGAAACTGCCCCGAGTCTAGAGTTCGTTGGGGTGACCCACAGCTCGGACTTCCCGGACTATGTTACACCGCTAATATTAGCTGCGCAATGCGGACATTACGAGATCATAGAGCTTTTGATCCAAAGGGGACACACAATAAGCAAACCGCACCCGCCCAGCTGCAGATGCGCAGACTGCCACGTGCACTTGGAAAGAGATGACTTACTTTACGTCGAAAGTTTAAGGCTAAATTTATACAAAGCAGTCTCGAACCCTGCCTACATTTGTCACTCCACTTATGACCCTATATTAACCGCATTCCATCTCGCCAAAGAGCTAAACGAATGTTCGGATATAGTGCCAGAGTTCCGCATAGCTTACGCAGAGTTGTCCAGTGAAATCAGCAGCTTTGCTGTTGATCTCATAGCTTGTTGCAGGAGTACTAATGAAATGGAACTCATTTTGAAACAGACCTCTGGGTTGACTTCGCGCATCTACAACTTACCCCGGTTGGCCTTAGCCATGGCTTATAAGCAGAAGACTTTCGTCGCCCATCCCAACACTCAGCAAATCGTTGAGGCCACCTGGTGCGGGGATTGGCATGAGTATAAACTGAAATCTCCCCTTGTAAAATGCCTTCTTCCGATTTTGCGCATATTTTTCCTGCCCATTATAGCCGTGATGAGCTTAGCAATGCCGAATCACAGCCTCACGAAGCACTGGAGCATACCTTTGAATAAAATGATCAGCCACATTGCGGGGTATTTAATCTTTTTGCTCATAATATTCCTGGAGTCTAATTTAGACAAAACGAAGCAGAGGAGGCGGCCCCCTAATTCCGGACTAGAGTATGTCATAATCGCCTTTGTCACCGGCAATATTTGGACCAGCTGCAGGATGCTACTGCTCATTGGACCACGCAACTACTTTCGGAAGCTCTGGAATTGGCACGCAGTGATTAACAACATGCTGTTTATTATTACATTCCTATTCTGGTTCGCCTCATACCGTGACGCTATTAAAAATGACCAGGTAGACTTAGAACGCAAATACTGGCACCATTTGGATCCCCTTTTAATCGCCGAGGGCACCTTCGCAATTGCAGTAATAATGGCATTTTTGAAGCTGCTATTTTTTTGCAAGCTCAACTATTATCTGGGACCTCTGCAAATTTCCCTGGGGAAAATGTGTGTCGATATGGCCAAATACTTCACAATATTCagcataataattttatcattcaGTGCGGGATTGTGTCGGTTTTATCAGTACTATGACGGAATGGTGCAGATAGACGAGAACCAAATGAAGACTCAACAAGTGTCCTCGTTTGTTGACATCTTTTCGACCTTAAAAACGCTCTTTTGGGCTATACTTTGCATGACTCCCCTGGAGAGCGCGGACGtgataattgaaaatctaCCTGGAGACACGCCTGCAAGCACCATAATCAACAAGCACAGCTTTACTGAGGCGATTGGATATATATGTTTTGCCCTCTTTGAAGTGCTGATAGTGATTATGATCGTCAACATGCTCATTGCCACAATGTCTTCAACTTTTCAGAGAGTCCTAGATAACTTAGACGTCGAGTGGACTTTTGGAAAAACCGATTTCTACATTGAGTATATGCTGCACACCATTACCCCCTCGCCCTTTAATCTCATACCAACCCCTGCGGGGGTGATAAGGTTTATAGAGATGATGAATGGGACAAGAACGGCGGGGGACATAGACAAGCAAGGGGGTTGTTGCCAAATATCCCTTTCTACGAAAAAAAACTCTATAGATAAACAAGTGAATGAAATAGAGTATCCGGCATTAGTGTCCCTGCTAGTTCAGAGGTACTTTAGAGAGAAAGACGAGGCCCATCAGGCTGCGACCGAAATAGATTTATTGAGGCAGGAGATCCATGAGTTGAAAGTGCTGCTCAATGACATAATAGCTAAGAAGGaagactga
- the LOC136344839 gene encoding SID1 transmembrane family member 1-like isoform X3: MCYLFLLGLFLQYSAGDILNRTVISPANYSVPYQGVLDSSIMYIYEFSNVHPSIKNRGPPRVTVLTKNATIQNPLMVTTRQPKELLSWKLPLTVETESGEENYMNTSQTLCYDILSGSKVTTYKEIENNNPIISLATSSKESVDFTVTVDFPKYFHLNHNTEYPINISPSAPQYFFYNFSSSSNLLNLRASESNYDTVILQVNSEDHICTIVSIQNVSCPVFDLNQDITFRGFYETFTTKGGITIPKYKFPYGFYIVFVAKADDYDCSKDITPSVHGDRTKKLYLTIKPSITYDDYVFAVILTFCCIGGFYIVFGLFFLFLKRYNVPRQMQYAVDNDATTSLNSSAANLDSQSLDETEYDRLEEIDNDREIRLCRSQPVLSDLARKSPKELAKNSYLYLYNVLTVALFYGLPVVQLVITYQKVLNDTGEQDLCYYNFLCAHPLGFLSDFNHVFSNIGYILLGILFLFITYNRELTHKDQDFDRQYGIPQHYGLFYAMGVALMMEGVLSSSYHVCPSQTNFQFDSSFMYVMAVLCMIKLYQNRHPDINANAYSTFGVLAVAIVLSMIGLFQNTEQFWIFFVALHVLTCFYLSIKVYYMGCWKLSAVSLQRLGYVIRHDFWAGPINILKPCYKARFVMLLIGNLCNYALATYALTYHPKNFAVFLLLVFMSNTLLYFLFYIIMKYLHKEIVKVVTWIFLFISVLCAITAMYFFLHKTISWSQTPAQSRTFSMECKLLRFYDYHDIWHFLSAIGMFFTFMVLLTMDDDLSHTHHDLIPVF; the protein is encoded by the exons atgtgttatttattTCTGCTGGGGCTTTTCTTACAGTACTCTGCaggtgacatcttaaatagGACTGTGATATCTCCTGCAAACTATTCAGTTCCATACCAAGGAGTTCTTGATAGTTCTATTATGTacatttatgaattttcaaatgtgcACCCTTCCATAAAg AACCGTGGACCTCCTCGAGTGACTGTCCTaacaaaaaatgcaacaattcaAAACCCATTAATGGTCACAACTCGGCAGCCAAAAGAACTACTTTCCTGGAAGCTCCCTCTTACAGTGGAGACTGAAAGTGGAGAGGAGAATTACATGAACACTTCCCAAACTTTATGTTATGATATTCTAAGTGGTAGTAAAGTAACTA CATATAAAGAGATTGAGAATAACAACCCTATCATATCATTGGCAACATCCTCAAAAGAAAGCGTGGATTTTACAGTCACTGTGGACTTTCCTAAGTACTTCCATTTGAACCATAACACTGAGTATCCAATTAATATAAGCCCAAGCGCGCCTCA atactttttttacaatttttcaagttctAGTAACTTATTGAATTTAAGAGCAAGTGAGTCTAACTATGATACCGTTATTTTGCAAGTTAACTCTGAGGATCATATTTGTACCATTGTCAGTATCCAGAATGTCAGT TGTCCAGTATTTGACTTAAACCAGGATATCACCTTCAGAGGCTTTTATGAGACTTTCACCACAAAAGGAGGAATAACAATTCCT AAATATAAGTTCCCTTATGGTTTCTACATCGTATTCGTTGCCAAAGCTGACGATTATGACTGCAGCAAAGATATTACGCCTTCAGTACATGGGGACAGAACTAAGAAACTATACCTAACCATTAAACCAAGTATCACGTATGATGACTACGTATTTGCCGTTATTCTAACATTTTGCTGCATTG GAGGTTTTTACATCGTTTTTGGGTTGTTCTTCTTGTTCTTAAAGAGGTACAATGTGCCAAGACAAATGCAGTATGCAGTGGATAATGACGCTACAACGTCCCTAAATTCGA GTGCAGCTAATCTGGATTCACAGTCACTAGATGAAACTGAGTATGATCGCTTAGAGGAAATTGACAATGACCGCGAGATACGACTGTGCAGAAGTCAGCCGGTTTTATCAGATTTGGCCCGAAAATCTCCAAAG GAGTTAGCGAAAAATAGCTACTTATATCTCTACAATGTTTTGACAGTGGCGTTATTCTATGGTTTGCCAGTGGTACAGCTGGTAATTACGTACCAGAAG GTTTTGAATGACACGGGTGAACAAGATCTATGTTACTACAACTTCCTATGTGCCCACCCTTTAGGATTTTTAAGTGACTTCAACCACGTCTTCTCCAACATTGGTTATATCTTGCTGGGAATTCTTTTCTTGTTCATCACCTACAACAGAGAATTAACACATAAAGACCAAGATTTTGACAGG CAATATGGAATTCCACAGCATTACGGTTTGTTCTACGCCATGGGTGTCGCTTTGATGATGGAAGGAGTGTTGAGTAGTAGTTACCATGTTTGTCCCAGCCAAACGAACTTCCAATTTG aCTCGAGTTTCATGTACGTGATGGCGGTTTTATGCATGATTAAACTCTATCAAAACCGACATCCTGACATTAACGCAAATGCCTATTCCACTTTCGGTGTGCTGGCAGTAGCTATAGTTTTAA gCATGATTGGACTTTTCCAGAATACAGAACAATTTTGGATCTTTTTCGTGGCGTTGCACGTATTGACCTGCTTCTATTTGAGCATCAAGGTCTACTACATGGGATGTTGGAAATTAA gCGCTGTTTCCCTACAACGTCTAGGATACGTGATTAGACACGACTTTTGGGCCGGACCTATAAATATCTTAAAGCCCTGCTACAAGG CCCGCTTTGTGATGCTTCTAATAGGAAATTTGTGCAACTATGCCTTGGCTACTTACGCCCTTACTTATCATCCCAAGAACTTTGCAGTTTTTCTGCTTTTAGTTTTTATGTCCAACACGCTCCTGTATTTcttgttttatattattatgaaG TATTTACACAAGGAAATCGTTAAAGTAGTCACATGGATCTTCCTGTTTATATCAGTCCTTTGTGCCATTACTGCAATGTATTTCTTCCTGCACAAAACCATATCTTGGTCG CAAACTCCTGCTCAATCCCGCACTTTTAGTATGGAATGCAAGCTTCTTCGCTTTTACGATTACCATGATATCTGGCATTTTTTGAGTGCGATAGGCATGTTCTTCACTTTCATGGTCTTGCTGACAATGGACGACGATCTGTCCCATACTCATCATGATCTTATTCCTGTTTTTTAG